From Parachlamydia acanthamoebae, one genomic window encodes:
- a CDS encoding RHS repeat protein → CDRLIEETLGNGLQMKYVYDRQGRVHSSTLPDGSHVVYGYNAVDLTEVKRINLSGEQLYSQTYRYDQ, encoded by the coding sequence GATGTGATCGCCTCATTGAAGAAACGTTGGGCAATGGTCTGCAGATGAAATATGTATACGACCGACAAGGACGCGTTCATTCCAGTACACTTCCTGATGGTAGCCACGTCGTGTACGGCTACAACGCGGTAGATCTAACAGAAGTTAAACGAATCAACCTTTCAGGAGAACAGCTTTATTCCCAAACTTACCGCTATGACCAAG